The Nymphaea colorata isolate Beijing-Zhang1983 chromosome 7, ASM883128v2, whole genome shotgun sequence DNA window CCCGCATCTCCCGCAGTTCTTTCTGTCGAACGCCAGATTCACGCACCTCCCCTTGCAGCACGTCTTCGTGAACCTGCACCTCCTCCCACATTTGCCGCAGTTGAGGCGATCGGTCTTCCGATCCACGCACTTCTTGTGGCAGCAGTCAGGGCCAGGGCTTCCCTTCAGTTTGCAGATCTTCCGTTTTTTGTCGCACCTTTGCGGCTTCCAGGATCTGGCCAGGTACCGGCGCAGTCCGAGCGACGGCAGGTCGCCAGAGTAAGGCTCCTCCTCGGCGGTGGGGTCCTCACTGCCGCCAACTACACCTTCCTCTGGTTCCTCGTGTTCTTCGGTTGCGGCTGGGAGTGTCGTGGATGCGACCACCAAAATGAGAGCCCCGATGACTGCTGCTGTTAGGAGTAACCGTGGTGCGGCCATGGTGGTGGCGGCGGAGGCGGAGGTGGTGGTGGTCGTACGGCTAATGATGGAAGCAAGAGGTGgattgagagggaaagaaatgaGATGATGTTGGTTTTATAGAGAATTAGCCAGTACTGCTTGGGCTCTTAGTTGCCGGCATGACTGGGCTTGAGTTTGCCAGTCAGGCTTAGCTCATAGCGACTTGGTCTATGCAAGATAATTAATGATTGTTATAATGAAATAGACCGAGTCTAAATCGTCATGCGTAATCACACACTGAGTCCAACATTCACAATCAATGGAATGTGAAGTCACGTATGATTAGTTGTAAAAACAACGTATTAGTTTCAGTAAGTCATTATATAAAACCTACTTATTCAGCCTTCATGTTTACCAAACGTACTGGATTAATCACAATTAATTAAcacaaattcatttaaaatataaatgtaaatgacaattaaaaaaatattagtaaCGTAGAAtggatttaattaaaaatttttgtatTAAACCATTGTATTTGCAAATCCAGTAGCGTGttctaatatttcttttaaCAGAGAACCTATCAATTGAAACCATTGTATGTGGGCACTATAACTTTGTGTCCTAAGTGGTGGAGCATGGCATCATGTTTAAGAATGCATCAGTGACCGCTATGATCCTTATTTCTAGGCATTGGTTGTTAACTTCACCAATAAAGAACCACTACTGAAACAGCCTGTTTAACCATGGGCTTACTACAAGTAATATTGAGAGGAAGGTGGTTACAAGATAATTTTATTCCATAAAAATTACGAGCACACCCCCAAAAGCCTAGTGAATTATGTTTTgccacaaaaacacaaaaacagatTATGTCTACAttctagggagagagagagagagaacaaagtTACTGGAGAAAATTTACTCTACCTCTTCGTGTGGACATAATAATAAGTCAAGGTTTGTCCACACACAgagcaaggaaaaaagaaaaaggcatggAATAAATCACAATTGATTCTTTCAATtaacattgaacttttattctTTCTAGTAATTAAATCAATATTGGGATGAGAGATGGCGTATCGCTGTTAAATTTTTACTGCctaaaatttgaagttcattggACCTGACCAATATATTTGAACTGAAGttacaaaaacaaagaacaaaaattaatgCCAGCAAATGTGAGGGCCATTTACagaaaaacttttagaaaaaaaaaaagcaaaggagGTTTTTCAGAAGTATGTGACACAAGGTTGGGCATCAAAGCGgaaattttctaaatatatttgTGTATTTTCTGGATCTAATATATAAGGAAACCATGCACCTTGCCTGAGTCCAGAGTAGAGGCATAGGCAGTTGTGAACACAATGTGGGCAGTAgcccaaacaaacaaaaaaaaaagtttattttcttattgataGATtagggtaatttttttttggatatattgacgctctttaaagtttaaattttttaacttaTGTCTCGTAGCCTGATTTTTTTAGCTCTGTCCCTGTTCGAAAGACTTAGTTGCTACTTGCTAGAGCCCAGAGTTACATAACTATGGCAAGTTAGCTACTCAATCCGGTTACCTTGAGTTCCGTTTATTATTGCATATACATTTATGCTTTGACCTAACATTCTTGCCGTTAATAtatgtgtaatatatatatatatatataaagcggGAGAGTAATTGGTATGTTCCAGAATACAAACCAGACTACTTAAATACAATGGTTATGGTGCACTTTGTGTGGTCTAACCTGGCTTTCACGATTTCAAGATTGAACGACCCTTCTAACATTGATATGTTGATGGTTGAGAAATCTCCATCTTTCATAACAACAAACTATAACATGTTTGGtattaaattagtttttatatacacattaggatgtttttattttgtttaaaatatttttggcaaAACAATTGAATGATCTGGTTTTTTTTCTGACCTAACGGTCTGggatggtgtgtgtgtgtgtctatatatatatatatgtgagaaCTCTATATGTTTGACAAGTCATAATTTGTGAAATGTATGTAATATTTAATGATTATGCACaattttctttaagaaaatttcactcaaaatcCCAACATTTTGATCATAATCCAGGCCTTCCGGGCAATGCCCAGCTTAACTTTGGTGGCGACTGTTTATGAGTTTCAACCTGGCCCCGGCCTCC harbors:
- the LOC116257171 gene encoding stigma-specific STIG1-like protein 3 is translated as MAAPRLLLTAAVIGALILVVASTTLPAATEEHEEPEEGVVGGSEDPTAEEEPYSGDLPSLGLRRYLARSWKPQRCDKKRKICKLKGSPGPDCCHKKCVDRKTDRLNCGKCGRRCRFTKTCCKGRCVNLAFDRKNCGRCGNKCRKGSYCLYGMCGYA